In Massilia violaceinigra, one DNA window encodes the following:
- a CDS encoding non-ribosomal peptide synthetase, with translation MKNIENVYSLSPLQQGLLFHQNYDPASRVYHQQVSLAIEGALDATVFADAWRQLMTRHAVLRTGFVWEDLDDAFQVVHTELPLPLTQLDWRTRADAGQALSALELEQRNAAFAFDEAPLMRICLVRMAEQRWHMVWTFHHILLDGWSVGLALRDWLDIYGSLSRRASPALAPVRAYHDYIGWLAEQDAGAAETYWRGQLHDFTEPTPLPALVASREVPAGAPCAEQHLLLSDQETEAIAALARTLQVTLNTVVQGAWALLLGGYAGREEVLFGVTSGGRPDALQGSDDMVGLFINTLPLRTGWSDRPLLGEWLRRIQDANIELRQFEYTPLSKLRNYSAIASGQSLFESILVFENFPLDEALGSGAGGLTFSTGDEAPDTGSVTLTQGRNNYPLSLIVAPGERLELTLSYDRSRLGETEVRAMIARLHAQLRAMPAHALTPVQELARADAIEQDRLIAWGTGTPLDAPACCLHQLFERHADVAPQQAAVTSPAGTISYAELESQANRLANHVLGLGLEAGEVVAIALERSPQFVVAMLATLKAGGCYLPLDLKQPPARLAGLLADSGARYVICQDDWNPPTPLATIRLASITGHDVRPQIASLHPDHAAYLIYTSGSTGQPKGVLLPHRAIVDYVHGVLHTLALPPASRFALVSTIAADLGHTQLFGALCGGGTLVLVDEDTAFQPAALAAFMRREQVDVLKITPSHLRGLLAAHASADLLPRHTLVFGGEAFESALLGQIAALAPALRIFNHYGPTESTVGAIVNRLDGHAFDAAIPLGKPLPNRRLYVLDDERKPVGMGIPGELYIGGEALATGYLGAPALTAERFVADPFAGGARRMYRTGDRVRWLANGELAFIGRVDSQVKIRGHRVELGEVEAQIRQLSPHIVQVLARLAEVPDQGPRLLAYVVANGSLSSDKLRSDLAARLPEHMIPSTFIQLDAIPLTANGKPDTRALPLPDSRASSARQHIAPRNDLEATLADIWQNVLKRDQIGIDDDFFELGGDSILSLQIIARANQNGIKITPKQLFAHRSVAQLSAHLSSGLPDAAPEPTRALPLSAGQRARLEHGVPPATWRCIALERPVTLEHLKVALAALCARHQCLQLQIAQDARGEWRQSLAATAAAVQQRQVAPAMLDDASALAALAAPVAGLQAWLLDTGTSQALLLAAPGLMADEESWPVLLEDLNLALSQAAFERPLALSPSKLDFAEWAAQQDSHAHGDDLDDAWEHWLGFAETDVARVDVPSAVSQPAAYTLTTGQTAQLERLRQRMHLGWPTLIAMALTAEFAGEIVLIDLPAGRPGDQRIAGALSHNVPCFLRMAAESSPLEQLRAIETQLASAQRDYGVLRYLSDNSYLKEPLLALPAPQIGVAFTGDWGSHREPYAILETTLAASRAPASGHALHISASVNHGQLVLDCQGPLTGKGERMVGRLLELASLCEDPQARPDSSEFPLCVDAASLPLDWNVVEDVYPLAPTQHGMLLHTLMAPDSGVYLVQQRYRWEGHLDRAALETAWSQLLARHPILRTAFWWQGDLAPVQYVQRELAPSFAWHDLRMLDADAQSRQLESELAAESMRGFDLARAPLTFLRVFQLADNQFELARSYHHILSDGWSFGLVMEDLLGLYRAALRGEPAALGPVRPYRDYIAWLAAQDGASAAAFWTNELAGFTEPTSLPVAAPEPAGATRGCADVDALLSVDQTRRMQQLCQQHQLTPNTWVQGAWALLLARYSGAPEVLFGVTVAGRPADLQGAEEMVGLFINTLPLRVAIPDEQPLADWLRQLLAHNLELRDFEHTPLVDIQGCSAVERGRSLFDTLVVFENAPFGAQEAAGALDANIDMLHDRSHTNYPITVMAMPGERLGLRISYQLARFGAATMDRMMGHLRELLSQMIACPESAIGKLGMLPLAEQQAMAAWNSSAHDFPLHRSYAELFSQAASHHPERIAAVCSGHSLSYAELDQRSNRIAHTLLARGAQADTIVALMAERGLDLLAMMIGVLKAGAAFQPLDVSHPPRRLAELLGLSGAPLLLVAGDGAALADQVLAMTDRAPVCLDARACAHHGDASPPLAASAPGNLAYVIFTSGSTGKPKGAMVEQRGMLNNIFGKLPAIGLGEHDRLAQTASPAFDISVWQFLAAPLLGATVHILPDAVAHDPQRLMQAIDDDGITLLEIVPSMLRAMLDSDVHPARLSTLRWLMSIGEALPPVLCTRWLERYPAVPLMNLYGPAECADNIAFHAIDTAPQADCVHMPVGRPTANNQLFVLDSEMRMVPIGVPGEICTSGAGVGRGYLNDPQRTDAVFVAHPFEPGARFYRTGDLGRYRADGAIEFLGRRDQQVKVQGHRIELGEIESRLMQHPAVGTTAVLALPAADGGQRLVAFWQAKHGATADSADLREFVEEVLPAYMAPQVFVSLEHMPLNANGKLDRIALARLVPVPGQVDAAVPLIAPRSDSEVRLAAIWSNLLKVEQVGMHDNFFALGGHSLLATQLASRIRAGFSVNLPLRAVFDHPTLSALAGVLDTLAATRAGAVLPPIAAASRDAVLPLSFAQQRLWFLEQLAPGSGMLNLPFALRLTGKLDAEALRRSFELLVARHEVLRTAFVSIDGVPRLRIAAAERFELPVRDCRGMPRASIEQVIRSGLEQGFDLARAPLLRAELLLADDTEAYLSVALHHIAADGWSLALLVNDLADAYRALCAGADPELMAQALQYADYAQWQRSHLPGPAWQQQLDYWRSQLENAPGPLSLPGFTAAPGAEAGRHRGALPAALSHGLRQFSERHNASPFMVLYAALNVLLHQQTGSSDVVIGTDVANRHHGETEAMVGFFVNQLVLRCRLNGEQTIASLVADCRRIALDSYQHQDLPFEALVADLLPQRDSDRTPFFQIKLILQNIPQRDLVLGALAVEELELEPHDTELDLLINVIPDGESYTIVYDYARKRYDAAAIAQLDALFAATLHLMVSGEQLQVGQVCEQLVQGVLRNLHQSQAASRPTLGSVRRKPVTL, from the coding sequence ATGAAGAATATCGAGAACGTCTACTCCCTGTCACCCTTGCAACAGGGACTGCTGTTTCATCAGAACTACGATCCGGCATCGCGCGTGTACCACCAGCAGGTCAGCCTGGCCATCGAGGGAGCTCTCGACGCCACAGTGTTCGCCGATGCGTGGCGCCAGCTGATGACACGCCATGCGGTACTACGCACCGGCTTCGTGTGGGAGGACCTGGATGACGCTTTTCAGGTCGTCCACACCGAACTGCCGCTCCCGCTAACGCAACTGGACTGGCGCACCCGCGCGGACGCCGGCCAGGCGCTGTCCGCGCTGGAACTCGAACAGCGCAACGCGGCCTTCGCGTTCGACGAGGCGCCGCTGATGCGCATTTGCCTGGTACGCATGGCCGAACAGCGATGGCACATGGTGTGGACCTTCCACCATATCCTGCTCGATGGCTGGAGCGTTGGCCTTGCGCTGCGCGACTGGCTGGATATCTATGGTTCCCTGAGCCGCCGCGCCAGCCCTGCCCTGGCACCCGTGCGCGCCTATCACGACTACATTGGATGGCTGGCGGAGCAGGACGCCGGCGCTGCGGAAACCTACTGGCGCGGCCAGCTGCATGACTTCACCGAACCGACGCCATTGCCGGCATTGGTGGCAAGCCGTGAGGTTCCGGCCGGCGCGCCCTGCGCCGAACAGCATCTGCTGCTCTCTGACCAGGAAACAGAAGCCATCGCCGCGCTCGCGCGCACGCTCCAGGTCACACTCAACACGGTTGTACAGGGCGCATGGGCGCTACTCCTGGGCGGCTACGCCGGACGCGAAGAAGTGCTTTTTGGCGTGACCTCGGGCGGCAGGCCGGATGCCTTGCAGGGGTCCGACGACATGGTCGGCCTGTTCATCAATACGCTGCCGCTGCGCACTGGCTGGTCCGACCGCCCGCTTCTGGGCGAGTGGCTGCGCCGCATTCAAGACGCCAACATCGAACTGCGCCAGTTTGAATACACGCCATTGTCCAAACTGCGCAACTACAGTGCCATCGCATCCGGGCAAAGCCTGTTTGAATCGATTCTCGTCTTCGAAAACTTCCCCCTCGATGAAGCGCTCGGCAGCGGCGCGGGCGGGCTGACGTTCAGCACCGGCGATGAAGCGCCGGACACCGGCAGCGTCACACTGACCCAGGGCCGCAACAACTATCCGCTGTCGCTGATCGTCGCACCGGGTGAACGGCTGGAGCTCACGCTCAGCTACGACCGCTCCCGCCTCGGCGAGACCGAAGTGCGCGCCATGATCGCGCGTTTGCACGCGCAGTTGCGCGCCATGCCCGCCCATGCCCTCACCCCGGTCCAGGAGCTGGCCCGCGCCGATGCCATCGAACAGGATCGCCTGATCGCGTGGGGAACCGGAACGCCGCTGGACGCGCCGGCATGCTGCCTGCACCAGCTGTTCGAGCGCCATGCCGACGTAGCGCCGCAACAGGCGGCCGTGACGAGTCCCGCAGGGACGATCAGTTATGCGGAACTTGAGTCGCAAGCAAACCGGCTGGCGAACCATGTTCTCGGTTTGGGTCTTGAAGCCGGGGAGGTCGTGGCGATTGCGCTGGAGCGCTCGCCGCAATTCGTCGTTGCGATGCTCGCCACGCTCAAGGCTGGCGGCTGCTACCTTCCGCTCGACTTGAAACAGCCGCCGGCCCGCCTGGCCGGCCTGCTGGCCGACAGCGGCGCGCGCTACGTCATCTGCCAGGATGACTGGAACCCGCCGACGCCACTCGCCACCATCCGTCTCGCATCGATCACCGGGCACGACGTCCGGCCGCAAATCGCATCACTGCATCCGGACCATGCGGCCTACCTGATCTACACGTCCGGCTCCACCGGCCAGCCCAAAGGTGTCTTGCTGCCGCACCGCGCCATCGTCGATTATGTCCATGGGGTGCTGCACACGCTGGCCCTGCCACCGGCAAGCCGCTTCGCGCTGGTGTCGACCATCGCGGCCGACCTTGGCCACACGCAGCTGTTCGGCGCCCTGTGCGGCGGCGGCACGCTGGTTCTGGTCGACGAAGACACCGCATTCCAGCCAGCCGCCCTGGCGGCCTTCATGCGGCGCGAGCAGGTTGACGTCCTTAAAATCACGCCGAGCCATCTGCGCGGCCTGCTGGCGGCGCATGCATCGGCCGATCTGCTTCCCCGCCACACGCTGGTCTTCGGAGGCGAGGCGTTCGAATCGGCACTTCTGGGTCAAATCGCCGCGCTGGCGCCAGCGCTGCGCATCTTCAACCACTACGGCCCGACCGAAAGCACGGTGGGCGCCATCGTCAACCGGCTCGACGGCCATGCCTTCGATGCCGCCATCCCGCTCGGCAAACCGCTTCCCAACCGTCGCCTGTATGTACTGGACGACGAGCGCAAGCCGGTCGGCATGGGTATTCCGGGAGAGCTGTACATAGGCGGAGAAGCGCTTGCCACGGGTTACCTGGGCGCGCCCGCATTGACGGCGGAGCGCTTCGTTGCCGATCCGTTTGCCGGCGGCGCCCGGCGCATGTACCGCACCGGCGACCGCGTACGCTGGCTGGCCAATGGCGAGCTGGCATTCATTGGACGCGTGGACAGCCAGGTCAAGATCCGCGGCCATCGCGTGGAACTCGGTGAAGTCGAAGCGCAGATCCGGCAGCTGTCGCCGCATATCGTACAGGTGCTTGCGCGCCTTGCGGAAGTGCCGGACCAGGGCCCCCGCCTGCTGGCGTATGTCGTCGCCAATGGCTCCCTGTCGTCCGACAAACTGCGCAGCGACCTTGCGGCGCGCCTGCCGGAACACATGATCCCGTCCACCTTCATCCAGCTCGACGCGATTCCCCTCACCGCCAACGGCAAGCCGGATACGCGCGCATTGCCGTTGCCGGACAGCCGCGCGTCGTCGGCCCGCCAGCATATCGCGCCGCGTAACGACCTGGAAGCAACGCTGGCGGACATCTGGCAGAACGTGTTGAAACGCGACCAGATCGGCATCGACGACGACTTCTTTGAGCTGGGCGGCGATTCCATCCTGAGCCTGCAAATCATTGCGAGGGCAAATCAGAACGGCATCAAGATCACACCCAAGCAGCTGTTCGCGCACCGGAGCGTGGCGCAACTGAGCGCGCATTTATCATCGGGCTTGCCCGACGCGGCACCTGAGCCTACCCGGGCACTGCCGCTTTCCGCGGGCCAGCGCGCGCGCCTTGAACATGGCGTCCCTCCCGCCACCTGGCGTTGCATCGCCCTGGAACGCCCGGTAACGCTGGAGCATCTGAAGGTGGCGCTTGCGGCGCTGTGCGCTCGCCATCAATGCCTCCAACTGCAGATTGCCCAGGATGCGCGCGGCGAGTGGCGCCAAAGCCTGGCCGCAACAGCAGCAGCGGTTCAGCAACGGCAGGTAGCGCCAGCCATGCTCGACGACGCAAGCGCCCTCGCCGCTTTGGCCGCCCCGGTTGCCGGTCTCCAGGCCTGGCTGCTGGATACGGGAACATCGCAGGCCCTGCTGCTGGCCGCCCCCGGATTGATGGCGGACGAAGAATCGTGGCCCGTCCTGCTTGAGGACCTGAACCTCGCCCTGTCGCAGGCCGCTTTCGAGCGGCCGCTGGCATTGTCGCCATCGAAGCTCGACTTCGCCGAGTGGGCGGCGCAGCAGGATAGCCATGCCCATGGAGACGACCTCGATGACGCATGGGAGCACTGGCTCGGTTTCGCCGAGACCGACGTAGCGCGCGTCGACGTCCCATCGGCCGTATCCCAACCGGCAGCGTACACGCTGACCACCGGCCAGACGGCGCAGCTGGAACGCCTGCGCCAACGCATGCACCTCGGCTGGCCAACGCTGATCGCGATGGCGCTGACCGCCGAATTCGCGGGCGAGATCGTGCTGATCGACCTGCCCGCGGGCAGGCCAGGCGATCAGCGCATCGCCGGCGCACTGTCCCACAACGTCCCATGCTTTCTGCGCATGGCTGCCGAATCGAGCCCGCTGGAACAGCTGCGCGCCATCGAAACGCAGCTCGCAAGCGCGCAACGCGACTACGGCGTGCTTCGCTATTTGTCCGACAACAGCTATCTGAAAGAGCCGCTCCTTGCCTTGCCCGCGCCGCAAATCGGCGTCGCCTTCACCGGAGACTGGGGCTCGCACCGCGAACCGTACGCCATCCTCGAGACCACACTGGCCGCCAGCCGCGCCCCTGCCAGCGGCCACGCCTTGCACATCAGCGCCAGCGTAAACCACGGACAACTGGTACTCGACTGCCAGGGGCCACTGACCGGCAAAGGCGAGCGCATGGTCGGCCGTCTGCTTGAACTGGCGTCCCTGTGCGAAGACCCGCAAGCGCGCCCCGACTCGTCCGAATTTCCACTGTGCGTGGACGCGGCCAGCTTGCCGCTGGACTGGAACGTCGTGGAAGACGTCTATCCGCTGGCTCCCACCCAGCACGGCATGCTGCTGCATACGCTGATGGCGCCCGACAGCGGCGTGTACCTGGTCCAGCAGCGCTATCGCTGGGAAGGTCATCTCGACCGCGCGGCGCTGGAAACCGCATGGAGCCAATTGCTGGCCCGCCATCCGATCCTGCGTACCGCTTTCTGGTGGCAGGGCGACCTGGCGCCGGTGCAGTACGTGCAGCGCGAGCTGGCGCCATCGTTCGCATGGCATGACCTGCGCATGCTGGACGCCGATGCACAGTCACGCCAACTGGAATCCGAACTGGCCGCCGAATCGATGCGCGGCTTCGACCTGGCGCGCGCTCCCCTTACCTTCCTGCGCGTGTTCCAGCTCGCGGACAATCAATTCGAACTCGCGCGCAGCTACCATCACATTCTCAGCGACGGCTGGTCGTTCGGGCTGGTGATGGAAGACCTGCTTGGCCTGTACCGGGCCGCGTTGCGCGGCGAGCCAGCCGCGCTGGGGCCGGTGCGCCCGTACCGCGACTATATTGCGTGGCTGGCCGCCCAGGATGGCGCATCGGCCGCTGCATTCTGGACGAACGAACTGGCCGGCTTCACCGAACCGACCAGCCTTCCTGTCGCCGCGCCGGAACCGGCCGGTGCGACGCGCGGCTGCGCCGACGTCGACGCCCTCCTCAGCGTCGACCAGACCCGGCGCATGCAGCAGCTTTGCCAGCAGCACCAGCTCACGCCGAATACCTGGGTCCAGGGCGCATGGGCGCTGCTGCTGGCGCGCTACAGCGGCGCGCCCGAAGTGCTGTTCGGCGTCACCGTCGCCGGACGTCCAGCCGATCTGCAGGGCGCCGAGGAGATGGTTGGCTTGTTCATCAACACCCTGCCGCTACGCGTGGCGATCCCCGACGAACAGCCGCTGGCCGACTGGCTGCGGCAACTGCTGGCCCACAACCTGGAACTGCGCGACTTCGAACACACGCCCCTGGTGGACATCCAGGGCTGCAGCGCGGTCGAACGCGGACGCTCGCTGTTCGACACGCTGGTCGTGTTCGAGAATGCGCCATTCGGCGCGCAGGAAGCGGCCGGCGCGCTCGATGCCAACATCGACATGCTGCATGACCGCAGCCATACCAACTACCCCATCACGGTCATGGCGATGCCGGGTGAACGTTTGGGCCTGCGCATTTCCTACCAGCTGGCGCGCTTTGGCGCCGCCACCATGGACCGCATGATGGGGCATCTGCGCGAACTGCTTTCGCAAATGATCGCATGCCCGGAAAGCGCCATCGGCAAACTCGGCATGCTGCCGCTCGCCGAACAGCAGGCAATGGCGGCATGGAACAGCAGTGCCCACGACTTCCCGCTCCATCGCAGCTATGCCGAGCTGTTCTCGCAGGCCGCGTCGCACCACCCCGAGCGCATTGCGGCTGTGTGCTCGGGCCACTCGCTCAGCTACGCGGAGCTCGACCAGCGCTCCAACCGTATCGCCCACACCTTGCTGGCTCGCGGAGCGCAGGCCGACACCATCGTCGCGCTGATGGCCGAACGCGGTCTCGATCTGCTGGCCATGATGATCGGCGTCCTGAAAGCCGGCGCCGCCTTCCAGCCGCTCGACGTGAGCCACCCGCCGCGTCGTCTGGCCGAGCTGCTCGGCTTGAGCGGCGCGCCGCTGCTGCTCGTTGCCGGCGACGGCGCGGCCCTGGCCGACCAGGTACTGGCAATGACCGACAGGGCGCCTGTCTGCCTCGACGCGCGCGCTTGTGCGCACCACGGCGACGCGTCGCCGCCCCTGGCGGCCAGCGCACCCGGCAACCTGGCCTATGTCATCTTCACCTCGGGATCCACCGGGAAGCCGAAAGGGGCGATGGTGGAGCAGCGCGGCATGCTCAATAATATCTTCGGAAAGCTGCCAGCCATCGGGCTTGGCGAGCATGACCGCCTGGCGCAAACGGCGTCGCCCGCGTTTGACATCTCGGTCTGGCAGTTCCTGGCGGCGCCACTGCTCGGGGCAACGGTGCACATCCTGCCCGACGCGGTCGCGCACGACCCGCAACGTTTGATGCAGGCCATCGACGACGATGGCATCACACTGCTTGAAATCGTTCCATCGATGCTGCGCGCGATGCTCGATAGCGACGTCCACCCGGCGCGCCTGTCCACGCTGCGCTGGCTGATGTCGATCGGCGAAGCGCTGCCTCCAGTTCTGTGCACGCGCTGGCTGGAACGCTACCCGGCGGTGCCGCTCATGAATCTGTACGGCCCGGCCGAATGTGCCGACAACATCGCCTTCCACGCCATCGACACTGCGCCGCAAGCCGACTGCGTGCACATGCCGGTTGGCCGGCCCACCGCCAACAACCAGCTCTTCGTGCTCGATTCGGAGATGCGCATGGTGCCGATTGGCGTGCCGGGCGAAATCTGCACCTCCGGCGCTGGCGTCGGACGCGGCTACCTGAACGATCCGCAGCGCACCGACGCCGTGTTCGTAGCGCACCCGTTCGAACCCGGTGCCCGCTTCTACAGGACCGGCGACCTGGGACGCTACCGCGCCGATGGCGCCATCGAATTTCTCGGCCGCCGCGATCAGCAAGTCAAGGTGCAGGGGCATCGGATTGAGCTGGGCGAGATCGAAAGCCGATTGATGCAGCACCCGGCGGTTGGCACGACTGCGGTACTGGCCCTGCCCGCCGCCGACGGCGGACAGCGGCTGGTGGCGTTCTGGCAGGCCAAACATGGCGCCACGGCCGATAGCGCCGATCTGCGCGAATTCGTTGAGGAAGTGCTGCCCGCCTACATGGCGCCCCAGGTGTTCGTCAGCCTGGAACACATGCCTTTGAACGCCAACGGCAAGCTTGACCGCATCGCGCTGGCCCGCCTGGTTCCCGTACCGGGCCAGGTGGACGCCGCCGTCCCGCTCATCGCGCCGCGCAGCGACAGCGAAGTGCGCCTGGCGGCGATATGGTCAAACCTGCTGAAGGTCGAGCAGGTCGGCATGCACGACAATTTCTTCGCGCTGGGCGGCCATTCGCTGCTGGCGACGCAGCTGGCGTCGCGCATCCGTGCCGGGTTCTCCGTCAACCTGCCGCTGCGCGCGGTATTCGACCACCCGACGCTGTCGGCATTGGCGGGCGTGCTCGACACGCTGGCCGCCACGCGCGCCGGCGCGGTCCTGCCGCCGATTGCGGCAGCATCGCGCGATGCGGTACTTCCGCTGTCGTTTGCGCAGCAGCGCTTGTGGTTCCTGGAGCAGCTGGCACCGGGAAGCGGCATGCTGAACCTGCCGTTTGCATTGCGCCTGACAGGAAAGCTCGACGCCGAGGCCCTGCGCCGCAGCTTCGAGCTGCTGGTGGCGCGCCATGAAGTCCTGCGTACCGCCTTCGTCAGCATCGATGGCGTGCCCCGCTTGCGCATCGCGGCCGCGGAGCGCTTCGAACTACCGGTAAGGGACTGCCGCGGCATGCCGCGCGCAAGCATTGAACAGGTCATCCGCAGCGGCCTGGAACAGGGCTTCGACCTGGCCCGTGCGCCCCTGCTGCGTGCCGAACTGCTGCTGGCGGACGACACCGAGGCGTATCTGTCGGTCGCGCTCCACCACATCGCGGCCGACGGCTGGTCGCTGGCACTGCTGGTGAACGACCTGGCTGACGCCTACCGTGCGTTGTGCGCAGGCGCCGACCCTGAGCTCATGGCCCAGGCGCTGCAGTATGCCGACTACGCGCAGTGGCAACGCAGCCACCTGCCCGGCCCTGCATGGCAACAGCAGCTGGACTACTGGCGTTCGCAGCTCGAGAATGCGCCCGGTCCGCTGTCGCTTCCAGGTTTCACCGCAGCGCCAGGAGCGGAGGCGGGACGCCACCGCGGCGCGCTGCCAGCCGCGCTGTCGCACGGCCTGCGTCAGTTTTCCGAACGCCATAACGCATCGCCCTTCATGGTGCTGTATGCAGCGCTGAACGTGCTGCTGCACCAGCAAACGGGCAGCAGCGACGTGGTGATCGGAACCGATGTCGCCAATCGCCATCATGGCGAAACGGAAGCCATGGTGGGCTTTTTCGTCAATCAGCTGGTGCTGCGCTGCCGCCTGAACGGAGAGCAGACCATCGCGAGCCTGGTGGCCGACTGCCGCCGTATCGCGCTCGACTCCTACCAGCATCAGGACCTGCCGTTCGAGGCGCTGGTGGCCGACCTTCTGCCGCAACGCGATTCGGACCGGACGCCTTTTTTCCAGATCAAGCTGATACTCCAGAACATACCGCAGCGCGACCTGGTGCTGGGCGCACTGGCCGTGGAAGAACTTGAGCTGGAGCCGCACGATACGGAACTGGACCTGCTCATCAATGTGATTCCCGATGGCGAGAGCTACACGATAGTCTACGACTACGCGCGCAAGCGCTACGATGCCGCCGCCATCGCGCAGCTCGATGCGCTGTTCGCGGCCACCCTGCACCTGATGGTCAGCGGCGAGCAGCTTCAGGTTGGCCAGGTGTGCGAACAGCTGGTCCAGGGCGTACTGCGGAACTTGCATCAATCACAGGCGGCGTCCCGCCCCACGCTCGGCAGCGTACGCCGCAAGCCTGTCACGCTTTGA